The following are encoded in a window of Ignicoccus islandicus DSM 13165 genomic DNA:
- a CDS encoding TldD/PmbA family protein — protein MVSWNLPTTLPSEGETLEVARKVIEEGWKRGVKTEVFVTSLVSLTISSSREELTLNKNSKWTLGIRVNGSGLAYTNDPRKALDSLEVAIKSYKVLGERPLAETKPIVDRVSQKLKVPPWDVELERKVRDVKEMVKLAKGSVIAAYREVYGYKLYSSSEGSEIIQRLSYSIHSSMVTLEEGGQRGSGYWSEGSREGYVTDPVSVVKKAVRKAENQLRGKGIEPGRWEVLLLPPAIGVMVHEALGHMSEADHVKAGSPLKKGEKIAPEYVTVIDSPGSGIEWGSIFYDDEGVKPVDVEIVKNGVVNGFLTDRAYAAELNLPLTGNGRHESPLHRVIPRMRVTYVKPGDWSKDELMRELRRGVVIYDTSGGNAENDGTFFFMSQEAWYVENGEEKYPLKPMGIAGNVLVMLKEVKAVGKEMDLRPGTCGKWGQGVPVSVGGGPTLTTLNLSPI, from the coding sequence ATGGTGAGTTGGAACTTACCTACAACCCTGCCCAGTGAAGGGGAAACGTTAGAAGTAGCGAGAAAGGTCATAGAAGAGGGGTGGAAGAGAGGGGTAAAGACGGAAGTTTTCGTAACCTCTCTGGTTTCCCTCACTATAAGCTCTTCTAGAGAAGAATTAACCCTAAATAAGAACTCTAAATGGACCCTAGGAATTAGGGTTAACGGAAGCGGTCTAGCTTACACTAACGATCCAAGGAAGGCGTTGGATTCCTTAGAGGTAGCCATTAAGTCTTACAAAGTTCTAGGTGAAAGACCGCTTGCAGAAACTAAGCCGATCGTGGATAGAGTATCGCAAAAACTCAAGGTTCCTCCTTGGGACGTGGAGCTTGAAAGGAAAGTAAGGGACGTCAAGGAGATGGTTAAACTGGCCAAGGGCTCCGTTATTGCTGCATACCGAGAAGTATACGGTTACAAACTCTATTCCTCTAGCGAAGGGAGCGAAATAATTCAGAGATTAAGTTACTCAATTCACTCTTCAATGGTAACTTTGGAAGAAGGGGGGCAGAGGGGAAGCGGTTACTGGAGCGAAGGTTCGAGAGAGGGATACGTGACGGACCCCGTCTCCGTAGTCAAGAAGGCCGTCCGAAAAGCGGAGAATCAACTTCGGGGCAAGGGAATAGAGCCGGGAAGATGGGAGGTGCTCCTCCTACCTCCGGCAATAGGAGTTATGGTTCACGAGGCGCTGGGCCACATGTCAGAGGCCGATCACGTCAAAGCCGGTTCGCCGCTCAAGAAAGGTGAGAAAATAGCGCCGGAGTACGTTACTGTAATTGATTCGCCCGGAAGCGGTATCGAATGGGGATCGATATTCTACGACGACGAAGGCGTGAAACCCGTGGACGTGGAAATAGTTAAGAACGGGGTAGTGAACGGTTTCTTAACCGATAGAGCGTATGCAGCCGAACTGAACTTACCGCTCACCGGCAACGGCAGGCACGAGAGTCCACTTCATAGAGTAATTCCTAGGATGAGAGTAACCTACGTAAAGCCGGGAGATTGGAGTAAGGACGAGCTGATGAGAGAGCTGAGAAGGGGAGTCGTAATATACGATACCTCGGGAGGTAACGCCGAGAACGACGGTACGTTCTTCTTCATGAGCCAAGAGGCGTGGTACGTAGAGAACGGTGAAGAGAAGTATCCCCTGAAGCCGATGGGCATAGCCGGGAACGTTCTAGTGATGCTAAAAGAGGTTAAGGCCGTTGGGAAGGAAATGGATCTGAGGCCAGGCACTTGCGGTAAATGGGGTCAAGGGGTCCCAGTGAGCGTGGGAGGTGGGCCGACCCTAACTACGCTAAACTTATCTCCTATTTGA
- a CDS encoding thioredoxin domain-containing protein — MIVKSEKEYEELKSKGVTAFVFTVDWIEESKRLYEKLVQGLTHINCKVVEVDVSLTPSIMEKENVVHIPTVIVYIDGKEVIRQEGSTGNAFVDMDHLRRALKESMKKRGIPLRET; from the coding sequence TTGATAGTAAAGAGCGAGAAGGAGTACGAAGAGCTCAAATCGAAAGGAGTTACTGCTTTCGTTTTCACGGTGGACTGGATAGAAGAAAGCAAGAGGTTGTACGAGAAGCTCGTTCAAGGCTTAACCCACATAAATTGTAAGGTCGTAGAAGTAGACGTGAGTTTAACTCCATCGATAATGGAGAAGGAAAACGTTGTCCATATTCCAACGGTTATAGTATACATTGATGGAAAGGAAGTAATACGCCAAGAAGGCAGCACGGGCAACGCCTTCGTTGACATGGATCACTTGAGGAGGGCCCTCAAAGAGTCAATGAAGAAGAGAGGCATACCTTTAAGGGAGACGTGA
- a CDS encoding DsbA family protein yields the protein MKKALLVSISLFFLSYAACLNVTHNAVILVDDNVLKIYPKLQAGQVLKNDVLVERVEKYLPGYEGWLPSALVKVSEDKIPLCKMNNFKVYRNCTGVPYCLVPINQVPIFVYHGNFTEKLNEVFSGEIRGMGNPNSRLWVIELLDPFCPYCALFYTQGGGKYLEELVKSNKVYFVVVMVAFHNNAKGYVQSLELAYVQQGYANSNQTDRFFELEKEIVSNLRDLVEGKLELVNVLDVMKGPMSLTKESQRKLNEVLQELERWNREQLTKASQIFPAIATPATIFLDKDTGKAVAIMGAQSKEGIINVLKALGLPLPQ from the coding sequence TTGAAGAAGGCGTTACTGGTTTCCATCTCTTTGTTCTTTTTAAGTTATGCTGCTTGCTTAAACGTTACCCATAATGCCGTCATACTCGTTGACGATAACGTTCTCAAGATCTACCCTAAGTTGCAAGCTGGTCAAGTTCTGAAGAACGACGTCTTGGTTGAAAGAGTTGAAAAATACCTACCGGGATACGAAGGCTGGCTACCCTCGGCGCTCGTTAAAGTAAGTGAAGATAAGATCCCCTTGTGTAAGATGAACAACTTTAAGGTGTACCGAAATTGCACTGGTGTGCCTTACTGCTTAGTTCCAATAAACCAAGTGCCGATATTCGTTTACCACGGTAACTTTACTGAGAAGTTGAACGAGGTATTCTCCGGAGAAATAAGAGGTATGGGTAACCCTAACTCCAGGTTATGGGTAATAGAGCTCCTCGATCCCTTCTGTCCTTACTGCGCTCTGTTCTATACTCAAGGAGGAGGTAAGTACCTAGAGGAACTAGTTAAGTCCAATAAGGTATATTTCGTTGTAGTAATGGTTGCCTTCCATAATAACGCCAAGGGCTACGTACAGAGCTTGGAGCTCGCTTACGTGCAACAAGGTTACGCTAACTCAAACCAAACTGATAGGTTCTTCGAGTTGGAAAAGGAGATCGTGTCCAACTTAAGGGACCTAGTTGAAGGAAAACTCGAGTTAGTAAACGTTTTAGACGTAATGAAGGGCCCTATGAGTTTAACTAAGGAGTCTCAAAGGAAACTCAACGAAGTACTTCAAGAACTGGAGAGATGGAATAGAGAGCAACTCACCAAAGCGAGCCAAATATTTCCAGCAATAGCTACTCCGGCGACGATATTCCTTGACAAGGACACGGGCAAGGCAGTAGCTATAATGGGAGCCCAGAGCAAGGAGGGAATAATCAACGTGCTGAAGGCCTTGGGATTGCCCTTACCTCAGTAA
- a CDS encoding CTP synthase, whose product MTNYVFVTGGVLSSLGKGIVTASTALLFKSMGYSVTAIKIDPYVNVDASTMNPFAHGEVFVTEDGGETDLDLGHYERFLNQNLSKNNNVTTGKIYLSVIEKERRGEYLGQTVQIIPHVTNEIKNRIREVSRDYDIAVIEIGGTVGDIESLPFLEAAREMWIENYGKVAFVHVALVPVLKTTGEQKTKPLQHSVQELRRIGIQPHVIIARSEKPLEPEAANKIALYSNVPREAVFSDHDVGLIYEVPLILKEQGYDKYLTKILELPYKNPDLSKWEEFVSKLRNAEEGPPIAMIGKYVKLKDSYISIIEALNHASAYIGIRPKLVWVDSEKVEKGKLNASEIAEEVVGGIVLPGFGARGAEGKIAMIKELRERGKGVLGICFGMQMMAVEVARNLAGLEGAHSEEIDPDAPHLVVKLLEDQRYLKYLGGTLRLGARKVKLVKGTKLWEAYGRDEVYERHRHRYDLNPEYIDKLEAVGLKVSAWDENMVIPEGIELENQLFIGVQYHPEYKSRPLEPSPIYYYYLEKLLR is encoded by the coding sequence TTGACGAACTATGTGTTCGTAACCGGAGGGGTTCTCTCTAGCCTAGGCAAAGGAATCGTTACGGCCTCTACGGCGCTCCTATTTAAGAGTATGGGCTACAGCGTTACTGCAATTAAGATAGATCCTTACGTTAATGTAGACGCAAGCACGATGAATCCGTTCGCCCACGGAGAGGTGTTCGTTACAGAGGATGGGGGCGAAACGGACTTAGACCTCGGTCACTACGAGCGCTTCTTAAATCAAAACCTAAGCAAGAACAACAACGTAACTACGGGTAAGATATACCTATCAGTTATTGAGAAGGAAAGGAGAGGGGAGTACTTAGGCCAAACCGTTCAAATTATTCCCCACGTAACTAACGAGATAAAGAACAGAATAAGGGAGGTCAGTAGAGACTACGATATTGCAGTAATAGAGATAGGAGGTACCGTTGGAGACATCGAGAGCTTGCCTTTCCTAGAAGCAGCGAGGGAGATGTGGATAGAGAATTACGGCAAGGTAGCGTTCGTCCACGTTGCGCTAGTTCCGGTCCTAAAGACTACGGGAGAGCAGAAAACCAAACCGTTACAGCACTCGGTTCAAGAACTCAGGAGGATAGGTATACAGCCTCACGTAATAATAGCCAGATCAGAGAAGCCCCTTGAGCCTGAAGCGGCGAACAAGATAGCGCTCTACTCCAACGTTCCGCGCGAAGCCGTGTTCTCCGACCACGACGTGGGCTTGATTTACGAAGTGCCCTTAATACTTAAGGAGCAAGGATACGACAAGTACTTAACCAAAATATTAGAGTTACCCTACAAGAACCCCGATCTAAGCAAATGGGAAGAGTTCGTCTCAAAACTTAGGAACGCCGAGGAAGGACCTCCCATTGCTATGATAGGCAAGTACGTTAAGCTTAAGGATAGTTACATCAGTATAATAGAGGCCTTGAATCACGCTTCAGCCTACATAGGCATTAGACCGAAGTTAGTATGGGTCGATTCGGAAAAAGTAGAGAAAGGCAAGTTGAACGCCAGCGAAATAGCTGAAGAGGTCGTCGGGGGCATTGTGTTACCAGGCTTCGGGGCAAGGGGAGCTGAAGGGAAAATAGCAATGATAAAGGAATTGAGGGAACGAGGTAAGGGAGTTCTGGGAATATGTTTCGGAATGCAAATGATGGCCGTGGAAGTGGCTCGAAACTTAGCTGGCTTGGAAGGGGCTCATAGCGAAGAAATAGATCCCGATGCGCCTCACTTAGTAGTTAAGCTCCTTGAGGATCAAAGGTATCTAAAGTACCTCGGAGGAACGCTTAGGCTAGGAGCGAGGAAGGTCAAGCTAGTAAAGGGTACTAAGTTATGGGAAGCATATGGAAGGGATGAGGTTTACGAAAGACATAGGCATAGGTACGACTTGAACCCCGAGTACATAGACAAGCTTGAGGCAGTTGGCTTGAAGGTCTCCGCTTGGGACGAAAACATGGTTATACCTGAGGGAATAGAGCTAGAGAACCAGCTCTTCATAGGAGTTCAGTACCATCCCGAATACAAGAGTAGACCCTTAGAACCTTCACCCATATACTATTACTATCTGGAAAAATTACTGAGGTAA
- a CDS encoding isopentenyl phosphate kinase, with product MLVVLKIGGSVISNKNEPYSLRADYLRKLGPILREFVRKGNSLVVIHGGGSFGHPKVKEILEKGSDLRREGWDVVNLMLEMSLRVARELGENFVVHSSSSIWCSSGPFVRPILDSLRLGWIPILQGNVVYPGRVLSGDEIAVALARELRADYLLFATDVDGVYDEWPQGKPLKYVKACEVSAKESDSIDVTGGMKKKLEEINKLPPTICARIFNGLVPENVEKALYGEDVGTLVCPC from the coding sequence TTGCTAGTTGTACTTAAAATAGGAGGAAGCGTTATCTCGAATAAAAACGAACCTTACTCCCTCAGGGCGGACTACTTAAGGAAGCTAGGACCGATTTTGAGAGAATTCGTTCGCAAGGGCAATTCCTTGGTAGTAATTCACGGAGGAGGTAGCTTCGGGCACCCTAAAGTCAAGGAAATACTTGAGAAAGGGAGCGACTTAAGGAGGGAAGGTTGGGACGTGGTTAACTTAATGTTGGAGATGAGCTTAAGGGTAGCAAGAGAGCTCGGTGAAAACTTCGTCGTTCACTCCTCGAGTTCCATATGGTGTTCTTCGGGGCCCTTCGTGAGACCCATATTAGACTCCCTCCGCCTCGGATGGATACCGATACTCCAAGGAAACGTAGTGTATCCCGGAAGGGTCCTCTCGGGAGACGAAATAGCTGTAGCTCTAGCGCGGGAACTCAGGGCTGACTACCTACTCTTCGCCACTGACGTAGACGGGGTATACGACGAGTGGCCCCAAGGCAAGCCTCTGAAGTACGTTAAGGCTTGCGAAGTTTCGGCGAAGGAGAGCGATTCCATTGACGTAACTGGAGGTATGAAGAAGAAATTAGAGGAAATAAACAAATTACCGCCAACGATCTGTGCGAGGATATTTAATGGATTAGTTCCCGAGAACGTTGAAAAAGCTCTGTACGGCGAAGACGTCGGAACGTTGGTATGTCCTTGCTAA
- a CDS encoding beta-ribofuranosylaminobenzene 5'-phosphate synthase family protein translates to MIAISSPSRIHVSLLDLTGNLGYLDGGIGFAIKLPRTVVVGRPSEDFKVIGPRANEVYERLKGLNLKGELEIRSTPPAHMGFGSTTQLLLSSAKALCSLNGINCSSRELAILTGRGGTSGIGVAVFEEGGFVADFGHSIEVKEKPSPSGASRASPPPYLRLELPEEWIAVIAYPDKRKGIYDEVREVTEFEERTPIREEESSKAIRIAYMLIMGGVVERNLERFSKGINSIQEVGFKRIEWELQPSEVKEACTEMRRVFGNCGLSSMGQAIYSVTRRENVRKKVSEIELNGFNLLVTPFDNSGASVKSLSEA, encoded by the coding sequence TTGATTGCGATCTCATCGCCTTCTCGAATACACGTTTCCTTGTTGGACCTAACTGGGAACCTAGGGTATCTAGATGGGGGAATAGGGTTCGCCATCAAACTACCCCGAACGGTCGTCGTTGGGAGACCCTCTGAGGACTTCAAAGTTATTGGTCCCAGGGCCAACGAAGTTTACGAAAGGTTGAAGGGACTGAACCTAAAGGGCGAACTAGAGATACGATCTACTCCCCCGGCTCACATGGGCTTCGGTTCCACTACTCAACTGCTCTTAAGTTCCGCTAAAGCCCTCTGCTCATTAAATGGAATTAATTGTTCCTCGAGGGAATTGGCTATACTAACGGGTAGAGGCGGGACCAGCGGCATAGGGGTGGCCGTCTTCGAGGAAGGTGGGTTCGTTGCCGACTTCGGTCATTCAATAGAGGTAAAAGAGAAACCTTCGCCTTCTGGAGCATCGAGAGCTTCGCCTCCACCGTACCTTCGCTTGGAACTTCCAGAGGAATGGATAGCAGTGATAGCTTATCCCGATAAGCGGAAGGGGATTTACGATGAGGTAAGGGAAGTGACTGAATTTGAAGAGAGGACGCCTATACGTGAGGAAGAAAGTTCGAAGGCAATCAGAATTGCATATATGTTGATTATGGGTGGCGTTGTGGAAAGGAACTTGGAGAGGTTCTCCAAAGGCATCAACTCAATACAAGAAGTTGGGTTCAAGAGAATAGAATGGGAACTGCAGCCGAGTGAGGTTAAAGAAGCTTGTACCGAAATGAGGAGAGTCTTCGGAAACTGCGGACTGAGCAGCATGGGTCAAGCAATATACTCAGTTACTAGGAGAGAGAACGTGAGGAAGAAAGTATCTGAAATCGAACTTAATGGTTTCAACCTTCTCGTAACTCCATTCGATAACTCCGGAGCGTCAGTGAAGAGCTTAAGCGAAGCTTAG
- a CDS encoding substrate-binding domain-containing protein has translation MKWIATLLLTLCAAYALTVYSAGSLSVPLRETALIYQKLTGEKVLFEFSGSVEAVRKIVDLHRCPDLLFVADYSIVPKFMPYQWVVGFATNRMVIAYTKDSVGEALKKDWIGALSKLKIGISNPNLDPAGYRSLMALALASFVDQRALDLISGLSGVSIKKSNGDVTIYVYPSIRSSGNFVIRDKSVDLISLLKVGVIDVAFEYESVAVQHGLKYFPLPDCCNLAKDNENYKRVKVVLMASTPKEKVVEAKAIVYGVTIPICAPHPDKALEFFSFVLSSEGKKVFQSNGQRFLDQMIFVPPAQFKTK, from the coding sequence GTGAAGTGGATCGCGACCCTCTTATTAACTTTATGCGCTGCTTACGCGCTAACCGTTTACTCAGCTGGGTCCCTCTCCGTTCCGCTAAGGGAAACGGCGTTAATTTACCAGAAACTAACAGGAGAGAAAGTACTCTTCGAGTTCAGTGGATCCGTAGAGGCCGTTAGGAAAATAGTAGATCTTCATAGGTGTCCAGACTTATTGTTCGTTGCTGATTACAGCATCGTTCCTAAGTTCATGCCCTATCAATGGGTAGTAGGATTCGCGACAAATAGAATGGTAATTGCGTACACCAAGGACTCGGTGGGGGAGGCGCTTAAGAAGGACTGGATAGGGGCATTAAGTAAGCTTAAGATAGGTATTTCCAACCCGAACTTGGATCCCGCAGGATATAGGAGCTTAATGGCTCTAGCCTTGGCATCATTCGTTGACCAAAGAGCTCTCGATTTAATAAGTGGTTTGAGCGGAGTTTCAATTAAGAAAAGCAACGGGGACGTTACAATATACGTATATCCTTCGATAAGGAGCTCCGGCAACTTCGTTATAAGGGACAAGAGCGTCGACCTCATTTCTCTATTAAAAGTCGGAGTCATAGACGTCGCTTTCGAATACGAGAGCGTGGCCGTTCAGCACGGGTTGAAGTACTTCCCGCTCCCAGATTGCTGTAATTTGGCGAAAGATAACGAAAACTATAAGAGAGTAAAGGTAGTCCTAATGGCTTCAACTCCGAAAGAGAAAGTGGTTGAAGCGAAAGCTATAGTTTACGGCGTGACGATACCTATCTGTGCGCCCCACCCGGATAAGGCCCTGGAGTTCTTCTCGTTCGTTCTAAGTAGCGAAGGTAAGAAGGTATTTCAATCGAACGGACAAAGGTTCCTAGATCAAATGATATTCGTTCCGCCTGCGCAGTTCAAGACTAAGTGA
- a CDS encoding threonyl-tRNA synthetase editing domain-containing protein, which produces MKILMLHVDDFSYEAKKKAIKSAENVSQKSYSTSNALVVFATVEPNDSKVLDDVVKDIVEQLNRLKVNEVVLYPYAHLSSTLAKPGEAIKVLLKLEEMLKEKGVKVHRAPFGWYKSFQIKCKGHPLAELSKRYSPPEYKPKVLDSYVITINGELTKPKANELNEEIRIVWESIEKGDWKCEEDLACKYCSKFGFVVKKIGDKCFPAYLPLAYFMFNAVLIYASTLALNVNELIPIYFMKDTDVEEECEFSPIVCEGFCLRSSDEEQAISVDESDIAIFEILTIYRKSGNCEPCKRVNSFHLPVISAFFNDRLNAEKFLLMMHDLTHNEAEKIGQKYVVMYNLRNDVKDEWFDLIKNMVGRDNKDGIVRIIEDSNALIDVEYLLVSNCGKPVEIGSLKLIIEGDKYVVKASPLGSIERYIYMILDKAAKDYKEGKPPMLPMWLTPIQVRVIPEERSVLPYVLSVVDELKRAGIRVDIDDRNVSMGTKIRDAGKEWIPYLVLVGKREKETNTVVVLRRIDNNRIDMSVKELIEVIKEELGEYGQLPQTLPLYYSRRAKIALPSDVSNK; this is translated from the coding sequence TTGAAAATTCTCATGCTTCACGTAGATGATTTCTCCTACGAAGCTAAGAAGAAGGCCATAAAGAGCGCTGAGAACGTTAGTCAGAAGAGCTACTCTACTTCTAACGCGCTAGTAGTGTTCGCTACAGTTGAACCTAACGACTCGAAGGTATTAGATGACGTCGTTAAGGACATAGTAGAACAGTTGAATAGGCTAAAGGTAAATGAAGTAGTATTATATCCTTACGCGCACTTATCCTCGACCCTCGCAAAGCCCGGGGAAGCCATTAAGGTCCTACTTAAGCTCGAAGAAATGTTGAAAGAGAAAGGCGTTAAGGTCCACAGGGCGCCCTTTGGATGGTACAAGAGCTTTCAAATTAAGTGCAAGGGTCATCCGCTAGCCGAGCTTTCCAAGAGGTACTCGCCGCCCGAGTACAAGCCAAAGGTATTGGATTCCTACGTAATAACGATCAATGGAGAGCTCACCAAACCTAAAGCTAATGAATTAAACGAAGAAATAAGGATCGTATGGGAATCTATTGAAAAAGGCGACTGGAAGTGCGAAGAAGATCTGGCTTGCAAGTATTGCTCTAAGTTCGGATTTGTAGTTAAGAAGATAGGCGATAAGTGCTTTCCCGCCTACTTACCCTTAGCGTACTTCATGTTCAATGCGGTCCTAATATATGCAAGCACTTTAGCCTTGAACGTTAACGAACTAATACCAATTTACTTTATGAAAGACACGGACGTAGAAGAGGAATGCGAGTTCAGTCCAATAGTATGTGAAGGCTTCTGCTTGAGGAGTTCGGACGAAGAGCAAGCGATTAGCGTAGACGAATCAGATATAGCGATCTTCGAGATACTAACTATTTATAGGAAATCCGGTAACTGCGAACCTTGTAAGAGGGTGAACTCTTTCCATTTACCAGTAATATCGGCCTTCTTTAACGATAGACTTAACGCGGAGAAGTTCTTACTAATGATGCATGACTTAACGCATAATGAAGCCGAGAAGATAGGTCAGAAGTACGTTGTTATGTATAACTTGAGGAATGACGTAAAAGACGAATGGTTCGATTTAATAAAGAACATGGTGGGTAGGGATAACAAGGATGGAATAGTTAGAATAATAGAGGACTCGAACGCCTTAATAGACGTCGAGTACCTCCTCGTTTCCAATTGCGGAAAGCCCGTCGAGATCGGTAGCTTAAAGCTAATTATAGAAGGCGACAAGTACGTCGTTAAGGCTTCACCCTTGGGATCAATTGAAAGATACATCTACATGATCCTGGACAAGGCGGCTAAGGATTACAAAGAGGGGAAGCCTCCCATGTTACCTATGTGGCTAACCCCCATTCAAGTGAGGGTAATACCGGAAGAGAGGTCGGTATTGCCCTACGTTCTATCCGTCGTTGACGAGCTAAAGAGGGCCGGAATAAGGGTCGATATAGACGATAGGAACGTTAGCATGGGAACGAAGATCCGGGACGCGGGAAAGGAGTGGATACCGTATCTAGTATTAGTGGGGAAGAGGGAGAAGGAAACCAATACCGTAGTTGTGTTGAGGCGAATCGACAACAATAGAATAGACATGAGCGTTAAGGAATTGATTGAAGTAATTAAGGAGGAATTGGGCGAATACGGCCAATTGCCTCAGACGCTCCCGCTCTACTACTCCCGAAGAGCGAAGATCGCCTTGCCTTCCGACGTTAGCAATAAATGA